The following is a genomic window from Streptomyces sp. BHT-5-2.
CGGCGGGCCGGCCGGGCCACTGGTGTGCCTGCTGCTGCCGGGCTGCTCGAGGACCGTCATGACGGGCACCTCCTCGTCATCGAAGGGGTGGCGCGATGCGCCTCATGGGTGGTGGGCGAGCTGGGTGCCGCCACCCGGCGGTCGCCGGGAGGACGGGCAGGACGCGTCGTTCGGGGCGGGTGAGCCCTTCCCTACCGATTGTTCGGTCGCTGATGCATTTTGGCTACAGGCGGGTTCAGCCTGTGGACAAACGGTTCGCCGCAGCTTGTGATGAGGGCAGGGAGTCCACAAAGGGGAGGCGGGAGCACATGCCGGAGGAACAGATGGCCAATCCGGGCGGACAGCCGCCGGCGGCGCCCGCCCCGTCCCCGCCGGCCGCCCGGCCCCTGGACGCCATCGACCGTGCCATCCTGCGCCTGCTGCGGACCGACGGCCGGGCCTCGATACGCTCCGTCGCCGAGCAGGTGCATGTCTCCCGCGCCAACGCCTACGCACGGATCAACCGGCTGATCGACGACGGCGTCATCCGCGGTTTCAGTGCCCTCATCGACCAGGAGAGGGCAGGTCAGGGCGCGTCCGCCTATGTCACGTTGAAGATCGTGCAGAACTCCTGGCGGACCGTGCGCAAGCAGCTCACCGCGCTGCCCGGAACCGCCCACATCGCCCTGGTCAGCGGGGACTTCGACGTGCTGCTACTGGTGCACACCAAGGACAACCGCGAGCTGCGGGAGCTGGTCCTGACCCGGATCCAGTCCATACCGGAGGTGCTGAGCACCCGCACCCTGCTGGTCTTCGAGGAGACGGACCTGGGACCCGAGGAAGAGGGGGGCGGGGACTGAGGGACGGAAGCGACGGAAGGCACACGCAGGGGACGCGGGAGCGGCGCGGCGGGTCCGGGGCGGGCAGAAGCAGTGTCCGCGGCATCCGGGGCCGGTACCCGTGCGGCCCGGCCGGTGTCCAGGCCCCCGCGGGCCGGTACCGGCAACCCCGGTCCGGTACCCGCGGCACCGTTCAGGCCCTCGTTCGGATCCCCGTCAGACCCTGCGCAGGCCGTCGAACGCCGTCCGCACCACGGCCTCCGCGACCTCCTCGCGGCTCGCCGCGCCCCCGCGCCCCGGCCGGTACCACTCAACGATCGAGTTGATCATGCCGAAGAGCAGGCGGGTGGCCAGCCGGACGTCCATGTCGTCCCGGAGGTCGCCGTCGGCGGCGGCCTCCTTCAGCAGCTCGGCGACCCGGTGGTCGAACTCGCGGCGGCGCTCCATGGCCCACCGCTCGGTGTCGGTGTTCCCGCGCACCCGCAACAGCAGCGTCACATAGGGAAGTTCGTCCATCAGGACCTCGGCCTCGCGCCGGGTGACGTGTTCCAGCCGCTCGATCGCCCGCCCCTCCTGGGCGCCCCGTTCCTCCAGCACGCCGAAGAGCCCGT
Proteins encoded in this region:
- a CDS encoding Lrp/AsnC family transcriptional regulator encodes the protein MPEEQMANPGGQPPAAPAPSPPAARPLDAIDRAILRLLRTDGRASIRSVAEQVHVSRANAYARINRLIDDGVIRGFSALIDQERAGQGASAYVTLKIVQNSWRTVRKQLTALPGTAHIALVSGDFDVLLLVHTKDNRELRELVLTRIQSIPEVLSTRTLLVFEETDLGPEEEGGGD
- a CDS encoding TetR/AcrR family transcriptional regulator, which translates into the protein MTMAKRDAYTPDSLLAVSVEVFIERGYDGTSMEHLSKAAGISKSSIYHHVRSKEELLRRAISRALDGLFGVLEERGAQEGRAIERLEHVTRREAEVLMDELPYVTLLLRVRGNTDTERWAMERRREFDHRVAELLKEAAADGDLRDDMDVRLATRLLFGMINSIVEWYRPGRGGAASREEVAEAVVRTAFDGLRRV